A stretch of DNA from Thermococcus sp.:
CAGCGTAAGGAAAGTCATGGAGATGGCGGGCGCGAGGCCAGAAGACGTTGAGATCATCGCCGTGGCTGGCATATTCCGAAAGCAGAAACGACTTCTTGAGCTTGAGACCAACCTCCGCGCCCTCTTCGGCCCCGGGTTTAAGGAGAAGGTTATCTTCGTTGAGCACCATCTCGCCCACTCAGCTTCGGCCTACTACACCTCGGGCTGGAGGGACGCCCTGGCGGTAAGCATAGACGCCGCCGGTGACGGGCTGAGCGCCTCGATTTACATCGCAAGAGACGGCGAGATGATACGGATTGCCCAGAGCACCTACCTCGACTCCCCCGGGGATTTCTACGCCTCAGTTACCGAGCTTTTGGGTTTCAAGCCGATGCGCCACGAGGGGAAGGTAATGAGCCTGGCCGCCTACGGCAGGCCAACCTATGACTTAAGCTCAATCATAGAGCTCAACGGGCTGAGCTTCGACAACCATCTTGGAACCATTGGAATTGAGGCCACGAGGAAGCTCGCCGAGCTCTTCGGCTATCCCCTCCGCCACTCCAAAGAGATTGCCCTCCAGATGAAGCGCGGAAATCTTGAGGGCAAACTCCAAAAAAAGGCCATAGAGATAGCAGCAAGCGCCCAGGCACATCTGGAGAAGCTGATGGAGGAGCTCGGGTTGAAGCTCAGGTCAAGAAGCCTCCCCCTTGCCTACGCAGGCGGAGTTGCCCAGAACGTAAAAGCCAACGCGGTGCTGAGGAAAATCTTTGGAGACGACAGTCTCTGGGTCTTTCCGGCGATGGACGACGGGGGACTGGCCTTCGGGGCGGCGGTTTTTGTGAAGGCTCAGTTCGAGAGGCTCGACGGGAGGTGGAGACCCTCCAGGCTGGAGCACGTTTACCTCGGCCCCTCATACGGGCCTGAAGAAGTCGAGGAGCTGTTGAAGAAGGAAGGGGTGGAGTTCGAAGAGGCCGATGTTTCTTTCATCGCCGATGCCCTCGTTGAGAGGAAGCTCGTTGGCTTTTTCCGGGGAGCTATGGAGTTCGGGCCGAGGGCACTGGGCAACCGCTCGATTCTGGCAAACCCCATGGACGGGACCGTCAAGGAGAGGCTCAACGTTGCCCTGAAGCGCGACGTCTTCCAGCCATTCGCGCCTTCCCTTCTGTGGGAGAAGGCAGGGGAGTACCTTGAAGACCTCAACGGCAGACCCAACGAGTTCATGACGATGAGCTACACCGCGAGCAAAAGCTTTAGGGAACTTGCCCCGGCCGTCGTCCACGTGGACGGTACGACGAGACCGCAGGCGGTGAGAGAAGAAATCAACCCGGTTTACTACGGGACGATCAAGGCTTTTGAGCGGAAGACCGGCCTGGGCGCGGTGCTGAACACGAGCTTCAACATGCACGGGGAGCCCATCGTCTGCTCGCCCGGGGACGCGTTGAGGACGTTCCGGAGGGCAGGGCTTGACCTGCTCATTGTTGAGGGATATGCTGTTCATCAGTGAACCATTCAGCACTTCGATGAACATCTTTTCGTTGAGGTAAAGTTATAAACATTGTCCCGAAGGAAAAGCGGTGATGCTCATGGCACTGAGCGACAGGCTGGAACTCGTTAACCCTTCTGAAATTAGGAAGCTTTTTGACCTGGCTCAGGGTGTTGAGGGGCTCATTTCACTTGGAATCGGTGAGCCTGACTTTGATACTCCCGAGCACATCAAGGAATATGCAAAAGAAGCCCTTGACAAGGGAATGACGCATTATGGGCCGAATGCAGGACTGATGATGCTCAGGGAAGCCCTGGCATGGAAGCTAAGGGAGCAGAACGGCATCGATGCCGACCCCAAGACTCAAATCATGGTGACCGTCGGCGCCAACCAGGCGTTTCTGATGGGGTTCGCGGCCTTTCTGAAGGACGGTGAGGAAGTTCTCATCCCCAGCCCGATGTTCGTCAGCTACGCCCCGACGGTTCTGCTCGCGGGGGGAAAGCCCATCGAAGTCCCAACCCACGAAGAAAACGAATTCAGGCTGAGCGTCGACGACCTCAAGAAGCACGTAACCGAGAAGACGAGGGCCCTCATCATAAACTCTCCCAACAACCCGACCGGTGCGGTCCTCACCAGGAAGGACCTCGAAGAGATAGCCGACTTCGCAGTGGAGCACGACCTCATGGTCTTCAGCGATGAGGTCTACGAGCACTTCGTCTATGACGGCGCCAAGAACTACAGCATAGCCTCCCTCGACGGCATGTTCGAGCGCACCCTCACAATCAACGGCTTCTCAAAGACCTTTGCCATGACCGGCTGGCGTCTCGGCTTTGTCGCAGCTCCGGAATGGATAATCGAGAGGATGACCCGCTTCCAGATGTACAACTCGACCTGCCCGGTTACGTTCGCCCAG
This window harbors:
- a CDS encoding pyridoxal phosphate-dependent aminotransferase, with amino-acid sequence MALSDRLELVNPSEIRKLFDLAQGVEGLISLGIGEPDFDTPEHIKEYAKEALDKGMTHYGPNAGLMMLREALAWKLREQNGIDADPKTQIMVTVGANQAFLMGFAAFLKDGEEVLIPSPMFVSYAPTVLLAGGKPIEVPTHEENEFRLSVDDLKKHVTEKTRALIINSPNNPTGAVLTRKDLEEIADFAVEHDLMVFSDEVYEHFVYDGAKNYSIASLDGMFERTLTINGFSKTFAMTGWRLGFVAAPEWIIERMTRFQMYNSTCPVTFAQYAAAKALKDERSWKAVEEMRREYERRRDLVWKRLNEMGLPTVKPKGAFYIFPRVKDTGLTSKEFSELMLLEAKVAVVPGSAFGSAGEGYIRISYATAYEKLEEAMDRMEKVLREKKLV
- a CDS encoding carbamoyltransferase, which codes for MILGIHDGHDAGAVLINGDRVFAVNEERLNRVKKYRGFPILSVRKVMEMAGARPEDVEIIAVAGIFRKQKRLLELETNLRALFGPGFKEKVIFVEHHLAHSASAYYTSGWRDALAVSIDAAGDGLSASIYIARDGEMIRIAQSTYLDSPGDFYASVTELLGFKPMRHEGKVMSLAAYGRPTYDLSSIIELNGLSFDNHLGTIGIEATRKLAELFGYPLRHSKEIALQMKRGNLEGKLQKKAIEIAASAQAHLEKLMEELGLKLRSRSLPLAYAGGVAQNVKANAVLRKIFGDDSLWVFPAMDDGGLAFGAAVFVKAQFERLDGRWRPSRLEHVYLGPSYGPEEVEELLKKEGVEFEEADVSFIADALVERKLVGFFRGAMEFGPRALGNRSILANPMDGTVKERLNVALKRDVFQPFAPSLLWEKAGEYLEDLNGRPNEFMTMSYTASKSFRELAPAVVHVDGTTRPQAVREEINPVYYGTIKAFERKTGLGAVLNTSFNMHGEPIVCSPGDALRTFRRAGLDLLIVEGYAVHQ